A portion of the Tachypleus tridentatus isolate NWPU-2018 unplaced genomic scaffold, ASM421037v1 Hic_cluster_1, whole genome shotgun sequence genome contains these proteins:
- the LOC143241733 gene encoding CYFIP-related Rac1 interactor A-like, with protein MGNLLKLLYRDETPKYDVFVDFENAKPSQSEMTTYSIVQEALKHSRQILADLRVYKGAGNEIKVAIGNP; from the exons ATGGGAAATCTACTTAAGTTATTGTACAGGGATGAAACACCAAAATATGATGTCTTTGTGGATTTTGAAA ATGCAAAACCTTCACAGTCTGAAATGACAACCTATAGTATTGTACAAGAAGCTCTAAAGCATTCAAGACAGATTTTAGCTGACCTCAGGGTTTACAAAGGAGCAGGAAATGAAATCAAAGTG GCAATAGGGAACCCTTAA